The Rhea pennata isolate bPtePen1 chromosome 7, bPtePen1.pri, whole genome shotgun sequence genome contains a region encoding:
- the DKK1 gene encoding dickkopf-related protein 1 translates to MRALVAMLAALSCAAPAGRAAAPGGSLSSNAIKGPPGGAAASAAPAHAAPFDGSNKPPPAATRQPFPCSEDEDCGPDEYCGGAARGGGAPLCLACRRRRKRCLRDAMCCPGTACSNGICAPPEPQPGAGELDETGAETLPRRTPAPAWLPAAKGEEGDFCLRSSDCAAGLCCARHFWSKICKPVLQEGQVCTKHRRKGSHGLEIFQRCQCAEGLACRLQRDHGATNSSRLHTCQRH, encoded by the exons atgcggGCGCTGGTGGCGATGCTGGCGGCGCTGAgctgcgcggccccggcggggcgggcagcggcgcccggcggctcccTCAGCTCCAACGCCATCAAGGGCCccccggggggcgccgcggccagcgccgccccggcccacGCGGCGCCCTTCGACGGCAGCAACaagccgccgccggccgccacCCGCCAG cccttcccctgctccGAGGACGAGGACTGCGGCCCCGACGAGTactgcggcggggcggcccgcggcggcggcgccccgctcTGCCtcgcctgccgccgccgccgcaaGCGCTGCCTGCGCGACGCCATGTGCTGCCCCGGCACGGCCTGCAGCAACG GAATCTGCGCGCCCCCCGAGCCCCAGCCCGGCGCCGGTGAGCTAGACGAGACCGGCGCCGAGACACTGCCCCGACGGACACCTGCACCAGCCTGGCTCCCCGCCGCCAAAG GTGAGGAAGGGGACTTCTGCCTGCGCTCCTCGGACTGCGCCGCCGGCCTCTGCTGCGCCCGCCACTTCTGGTCCAAGATCTGCAAGCCCGTGCTGCAGGAAGGTCAGGTGTGCACCAAGCACCGACGGAAAGGGTCCCACGGCCTGGAGATCTTCCAGCGGTGCCAGTGCGCCGAGGGCCTCGCCTGTCGCCTGCAGCGGGACCACGGCGCCACCAACTCCTCCCGCCTGCACACCTGCCAGCGGCACTga